The Cellulophaga sp. L1A9 genome window below encodes:
- a CDS encoding RagB/SusD family nutrient uptake outer membrane protein, whose amino-acid sequence MKNKYITKVLMIAFLGISISCNDYLDEDARGLLTPETFFKNEAEAILALNELNSEVGSAGFLFFLGTDVGVSGRISLAASHKFGAYEFDVSDNRLLWATQYSTIKDANLVLASMEKNTVLSDEVKGNIKAQALFFRAFQYINLATTYGDVPYITDELTNIEEVSLFGQTDDTVVISNMIQDLDTAIKSGYLSTATWGDNDGRPTVWAARMLKAHAHIWLEEWAEAREELLEVTTKSPHQLHADYADKYREGNEVHSEIIFGKQYLQDVLSTINTVARPNLAGDSGARSAFTEVGISNGSAPYTLRKSFANTYDDNDARKPYNVWDNYTLAGTTTNIKFAWTYLPKLMSGPVPPSDPLFAVEEPTNNSSQPARIFLLADAYLLLAEAEFMLGGSNQAALDAINAIRKRTDLPDYGSITIQDIRNERAWELVGEGYWGRKRDLIRWGILDATVIGLPAAETAAGATTEAIARAQAEADIISGAPAGRYTQYPVPLDDLIQSETIGGKLVQNPLWID is encoded by the coding sequence ATGAAAAATAAATATATAACCAAAGTTTTGATGATTGCCTTTTTGGGTATAAGCATCAGTTGCAACGATTATTTAGATGAAGACGCACGAGGTTTATTAACCCCTGAAACATTCTTCAAAAATGAAGCTGAGGCAATTTTAGCGCTAAACGAGTTAAATTCGGAGGTAGGAAGTGCTGGTTTTCTTTTCTTTTTAGGAACCGATGTGGGCGTTTCAGGTAGAATAAGCTTAGCAGCTTCACATAAGTTTGGCGCTTACGAATTTGATGTAAGTGATAATCGACTTTTATGGGCAACTCAATATTCTACAATAAAGGATGCTAATTTAGTCTTAGCCAGTATGGAAAAGAATACTGTCTTGTCAGATGAAGTAAAAGGAAATATAAAAGCACAAGCACTTTTCTTTAGAGCATTTCAATATATAAATCTTGCTACAACATATGGAGATGTACCTTATATTACTGATGAGTTGACAAATATAGAAGAAGTTTCCTTATTTGGGCAAACAGATGATACTGTCGTTATTTCAAATATGATTCAAGATTTGGATACTGCTATTAAATCTGGGTATTTATCTACAGCTACATGGGGCGATAATGATGGAAGACCAACAGTATGGGCCGCACGTATGTTAAAAGCCCATGCACATATTTGGTTGGAAGAATGGGCTGAAGCTCGTGAAGAACTTCTTGAAGTAACTACCAAATCACCACATCAATTACATGCTGATTATGCAGACAAGTATAGAGAAGGAAATGAAGTTCATTCAGAGATTATTTTTGGCAAACAATACCTACAAGATGTATTAAGTACTATTAATACTGTAGCACGCCCTAATCTTGCAGGAGATTCTGGAGCACGTAGTGCGTTTACTGAAGTAGGTATAAGCAATGGATCTGCACCATATACTTTAAGAAAAAGCTTTGCAAACACTTACGATGATAATGATGCAAGAAAACCATATAATGTATGGGATAATTATACATTAGCAGGTACCACAACGAACATCAAATTCGCATGGACCTATTTGCCAAAGTTAATGAGCGGACCTGTACCACCAAGCGATCCTTTATTTGCTGTTGAAGAACCTACAAATAATTCAAGTCAACCAGCACGTATATTTTTACTGGCAGATGCCTATCTATTACTAGCAGAGGCTGAATTTATGCTAGGTGGATCTAATCAAGCAGCACTTGATGCTATAAATGCTATAAGAAAGAGAACAGATTTGCCAGATTACGGATCAATCACAATTCAAGATATTCGTAATGAAAGAGCTTGGGAACTAGTTGGTGAAGGTTATTGGGGTAGAAAAAGAGATCTTATCCGTTGGGGAATATTGGATGCTACGGTTATTGGTTTGCCAGCCGCGGAAACAGCTGCAGGAGCTACTACAGAGGCTATAGCACGTGCACAAGCTGAGGCTGATATTATATCAGGTGCTCCAGCTGGGAGGTATACACAATATCCAGTACCACTTGATGATCTTATTCAAAGTGAAACTATTGGCGGTAAATTGGTTCAAAACCCTTTATGGATAGATTAA
- a CDS encoding TonB-dependent receptor translates to MKQILATIMFMISVVVFAQSKTITGVIKDAAGLPLPGATILEKGTTNGTQADFNGNFSINVSGNNAILVISYIGYAKKEIAAGTQTSLSVVLEEDASNLDEVVVIGYGTVKKKDLAGAVSTVDTEKAYVAPTSNPLNALQGRASGVQVTSSNGSPGSAPDIIIRGGNSITGGNSPLYVIDGFVGADNIASLNPNDIESMQILKDASSTAIYGARGTNGVIIITTKKGKTGKPVVNFRASSGIQTLPNEIDVQTTRELATWFNTIAPDQNNLPYDLNDLPATDTNWQRELTKSAVLSDYQLSVSGGSEAVKYFVSGGYLTQEGIVKGSGFDRYSLRSNIDFKFSKTFKAGLNLALSRTDNENNTVGFTALLREDPSKPVYDEDGNYFIGVNHILGNATDHLLANAELDDDNTILDKIFINTYVQADLFDNKLSWKSTFGGDFVYNKRHRFTPSTNPSFIQNGNQLARAIVNRSNNQEFLNENTLNYTEMFGDHSLNILAGASFQTMNSESVQITAGDLPSDGVGVNAIQLAPAESVGITSGYNEIHQLGVFGRVSYIYKDRYIFNASLRRDGKSSLGFNEKYANFPSASIAWKVKEESFLKDVDAIDDLKLRVNYGRTGNSGVAAFVTIANYGIVGNTILVNGVSVPGVTQGQIAKPNLGWELTDQYDAGLEFSIFKRRLSAEVDVYYKKTTDLLLAENTVDFTGVTTLLTNIGAVENKGIDVTLSGKIINTDDFQWDASLSISTYENEVLDLGQSTFLSTKNLGAPATDEASRLMVGQPVGIFWGAKYLGFDPTTGDAIFEDISGPDGVPDGIYSEEFDDQIIGNANPDFYGGLQTNFRYKNIDLSAFFAFSVGNENYSEEFFRVNEISTNSFASIRNNMWSVNNTENAQYPAFNSNNYDLSSSLYVQDASYLRLSTLQLGYNFPGDLISGFDKLRVYFTGTNLFLVKSKDYVGFDPDVSTGSNLQRGFDNIAYPQNRSLLIGIDVSF, encoded by the coding sequence ATGAAACAAATTTTAGCTACAATTATGTTTATGATATCCGTAGTTGTCTTTGCGCAAAGTAAGACAATAACTGGTGTAATAAAAGATGCCGCGGGACTACCACTACCCGGAGCAACCATCCTAGAAAAAGGGACAACAAATGGGACACAAGCTGATTTTAATGGTAATTTCTCCATTAATGTTAGTGGAAATAATGCAATACTGGTTATTTCTTATATAGGTTATGCTAAAAAAGAAATAGCTGCTGGCACTCAGACTAGTTTAAGTGTTGTTTTAGAAGAAGATGCTTCAAATTTAGACGAGGTAGTTGTTATTGGTTATGGTACTGTAAAGAAAAAAGATTTGGCAGGAGCGGTTTCTACTGTAGATACTGAAAAAGCCTATGTGGCGCCAACTTCTAATCCACTAAATGCTCTTCAAGGTAGAGCATCAGGTGTTCAGGTCACCTCTTCAAATGGGTCGCCAGGTAGTGCTCCTGATATTATTATTCGTGGAGGTAACTCAATAACGGGGGGAAATAGCCCTTTGTATGTGATAGATGGTTTTGTAGGCGCTGATAATATTGCATCATTAAACCCTAATGATATAGAATCCATGCAAATATTAAAAGATGCATCTTCAACAGCAATATATGGTGCTCGAGGTACAAATGGTGTAATTATTATTACTACAAAAAAAGGTAAAACTGGTAAGCCAGTTGTAAACTTTAGAGCGTCTTCTGGTATCCAAACTTTACCAAATGAAATTGATGTACAAACAACTCGTGAACTGGCAACCTGGTTTAACACCATCGCTCCAGATCAAAATAATTTACCTTATGATCTAAATGATCTTCCTGCAACAGATACCAACTGGCAAAGAGAGTTGACAAAATCAGCAGTGTTGTCTGATTATCAGTTGTCTGTTAGTGGCGGTAGTGAAGCAGTCAAATATTTTGTTTCAGGTGGTTATCTTACTCAAGAAGGTATAGTTAAAGGCTCCGGTTTTGATAGATACAGTTTACGTTCCAATATTGATTTTAAGTTTTCAAAGACTTTTAAAGCAGGTTTAAATTTAGCCCTTTCAAGAACGGATAATGAAAATAATACAGTTGGTTTTACAGCTTTATTAAGAGAAGATCCATCAAAGCCTGTTTATGATGAAGATGGAAATTATTTTATTGGTGTGAATCATATTTTAGGAAACGCAACAGATCATTTGTTGGCTAATGCTGAATTAGATGATGACAACACCATTCTAGATAAGATTTTTATAAATACATACGTCCAAGCAGATTTATTTGATAATAAGTTATCTTGGAAATCTACATTTGGAGGAGACTTTGTTTACAACAAACGTCATCGTTTTACGCCTTCAACCAATCCCAGTTTTATTCAAAATGGTAATCAATTGGCCCGAGCAATTGTGAACAGATCCAACAATCAAGAATTTTTAAATGAAAATACGCTTAACTATACAGAAATGTTTGGAGATCATTCTCTAAATATTTTAGCAGGTGCTTCGTTTCAAACTATGAATAGCGAGAGTGTTCAGATTACGGCAGGCGATTTACCTAGTGATGGTGTAGGTGTAAATGCCATTCAATTGGCACCGGCAGAAAGCGTCGGAATAACTTCTGGTTATAATGAAATTCATCAACTTGGGGTTTTTGGTAGAGTTAGTTACATCTACAAGGATAGATACATTTTCAATGCATCTCTCAGAAGAGATGGTAAGTCAAGTCTAGGATTCAATGAGAAATACGCAAACTTCCCATCAGCATCAATTGCATGGAAAGTAAAAGAAGAATCTTTTCTCAAAGATGTAGATGCTATAGATGACCTAAAATTAAGAGTTAATTATGGTAGAACAGGAAATTCAGGTGTAGCTGCTTTCGTAACAATTGCTAACTATGGTATTGTTGGCAATACAATTCTTGTAAATGGAGTATCGGTTCCAGGTGTAACTCAAGGTCAGATAGCAAAACCTAATCTCGGATGGGAACTAACAGATCAATATGATGCTGGTCTTGAATTTTCTATATTTAAAAGAAGACTTTCCGCTGAGGTTGATGTTTACTATAAAAAAACTACAGATTTATTGTTAGCCGAAAATACAGTTGATTTTACAGGTGTTACAACGCTACTTACAAATATCGGAGCGGTTGAGAATAAAGGTATTGATGTAACTTTAAGTGGAAAAATTATTAATACAGACGATTTTCAATGGGATGCTTCATTGTCCATATCTACTTATGAAAATGAAGTTTTAGATTTAGGGCAGAGTACATTTCTTTCAACTAAAAACCTAGGTGCTCCAGCTACGGATGAAGCAAGTAGATTAATGGTAGGTCAGCCTGTAGGTATATTCTGGGGTGCCAAATATTTAGGATTTGACCCTACTACTGGAGACGCTATTTTTGAAGACATAAGTGGTCCTGATGGAGTGCCAGATGGTATATATAGTGAAGAATTTGATGACCAAATTATTGGAAATGCAAATCCTGACTTTTATGGTGGACTGCAAACCAATTTTAGATATAAAAATATAGATTTATCTGCATTCTTTGCATTTAGTGTAGGTAATGAAAACTATAGTGAAGAATTTTTTCGTGTAAATGAAATTAGTACAAACAGTTTTGCTTCAATTCGTAATAATATGTGGTCTGTAAATAATACGGAAAATGCGCAGTACCCTGCTTTTAATAGTAATAATTATGACCTTTCAAGTAGTTTATATGTACAAGATGCAAGTTATTTACGTTTGAGTACCTTACAATTAGGGTATAACTTTCCAGGAGATTTGATTAGTGGATTTGATAAACTTAGAGTTTATTTTACAGGTACAAATCTTTTCTTAGTTAAATCTAAAGATTACGTAGGTTTTGATCCAGATGTAAGCACAGGAAGTAATCTTCAACGAGGTTTCGATAATATAGCATATCCACAAAATAGATCTCTTCTTATAGGAATTGATGTTAGTTTCTAA